A region from the Penaeus monodon isolate SGIC_2016 unplaced genomic scaffold, NSTDA_Pmon_1 PmonScaffold_4030, whole genome shotgun sequence genome encodes:
- the LOC119570821 gene encoding craniofacial development protein 2-like, protein MLLVKIKASPVKVNILAAYAPTADAEDQQNLKAFIALLMNYCHHVEPLGLGERTECGDRLIDSCRKKDLVITNTWFNVYPRRRYTWISPGDRAKSKQTVVISSRYRNKRRSPRQAGSTQSSKIGSNLYEEEYCIRATDSHIFHETEHVNSRWEEYVQELFDNEQGPEYKALEMVTSSPPILSQKCTGSYSKQLIPEIQKPSFGFMRIRGTLSSS, encoded by the exons ATGCTTCTAGTCAAGATCAAAGCAAGTCCTGTAAAGGTAAACATCCTAGCAGCATATGCTCCCACTGCGGATGCTGAAgaccaacaaaatttaaaagcttTTATAGCTCTCTTGATGAATTATTGTCATCATGTTGAACCGCTCGGTTTGGGGGAACGGACTGAATGTGGAGATAGACTTATAGATTCGTGTAGAAAGAAAGATCTGGTCATCACAAACACCTGGTTTAATGTATACCCCAGGCGACGATATACTTGGATTAGTCCTGGAGATAGAGCCAAGAGCAAACAGACTGTTGTGATCAGTTCAAGATACCGGAAC AAAAGGAGAAGCCCTCGTCAAGCTGGTTCCACCCAGAGCTCAAAGATTGGCAGCAATCTTTATGAAGAGGAAT ACTGTATCAGAGCAACAGACAGCCACATTTTCCACGAGACCGAGCACGTCAATTCTCGTtgggaagagtatgttcaagaactttttgatAATGAGCAAGGTCCAGAATATAAAGCCCTGGAAATGGTCACATCTAGTCCCCCAATTCTGAGTCAGAAGTGCACTGGTTCCTACAGCAA ACAACTCATACCCGAAATCCAGAAGCCCAG